The stretch of DNA GCCGAGGCCTTCGGCCCGGCCGGGGCCCCGCTGGTGGTGCTGGCCCACGGCTGGACCTGCTCGATCAGGTTCTGGGCCCCGGTGATCCGCCAACTCACCCCCGACTACCGGGTGGTGGCCTACGACCAGCGCGGCCACGGCGGCAGCGACCGGCCGCCCACCCAGGCCGGGTACTCCACCACCAAGCTGGCCGACGACCTGGAGGCGGTGCTGCGCCGGGTCGTCCCCGAGGGCGGGCGGGCGGTGCTGGCCGGGCACAGCATGGGCGGCATGACCATCATGGCCGCCGCCGACCGCACCGCCGTGGCCGACCGGACGGCCGCCGCCGTGCTGGTCTCCACCGGCGCGGGCGACCTGCTGGCCGAGCTCGCCGTGCTGCCGCCGTTCGTCCGCAGCGCGGGCGCCCGCCGCCTGGTGCACAAGCTGCTGCTCGAATCGCGGATGCCGCTCGGGAAGGTCAACGGGGTCAGCTCCGCCGCCCTCAAGTACGCCACCATGGGCCCGGCCAGCTCCCCGGCCCGGGTCCGCGCCACCGCCGAGGTGGTGCACGCCTGCCCGACCAGCACCCGCCACCGCTGGTCGCAGGTGCTCGGCGGCCTGGACGAGTACCACCAACTGCCCAAGCTCACCGCCCCCACCGCCGTGATCGTCGGCAGCCACGACCGGCTCACCCCGCCGGTGCACGCCCGCCGGATCGAGGCCCTGCTGCCCGACTCGCACGGCCTGCTCGAACTGCCCGGGGTCGGCCACATGTCCCCGGTGGAGCGCCCGGCCGAGGTGGCCGGCGAGATCCGCCGCCTGGCCGGGATCGGCTTCGCGGCCACCCGGGTCACCGAGAAGTCCAGCGCCACGAAGTCCGCCACGACCCAAGGGAGTGTCAGCCAGTGAGTGCCGTCCCACCCCTCTCCGCCCAGGTCGTCGTGGTCACCGGTGCCGCCCGCGGTGTCGGCGCCCTGACCGCCCGCAAGCTCGCCCAGGCCGGGGCCAAGGTCGCCCTGGTCGGCCTCGAACCCGAGGAGCTCAAGGCCGCCGCCGCGCTCTGCGGCCCGTCCGCCTCCTGGTGGGAGGCCGACGTCACCGACCTGGACGGGCTGACCGCCACCGCCCGGGCCATCCAGGACAAGTACGGCCGGATCGACACCGTGGTGGCCAACGCCGGGATCGCCATCGGCGGCCCGCTGGAGGACAGCGACCCCCGGGCGTACAACCGCGTCATCGAGGTCAACCTGCTCGGTTCGGTGACCACCGCCCGCGCCTTCCTCCCGGCCCTGGTCGAGAGCGGCGGCTACTTCCTGCAGATCGCCTCGCTCGCGGCGATCACCCCGGCCCCGCTGATGTCCGCCTACTGCGCGAGCAAGGCCGGTGTCGAGGCATTCGCCCACTCGCTGCGCGCCGAGGTCGCCTACCAGGGCGTCAAGGTCGGTGTGGGGTACCTGAGTTGGACCGACACCGACATGGTGCGCGGGGCCGACCAGGACGAGGTGCTGCGTCGGATGCGGGCCCAGCTGCCCTGGCCGGCCAACAAGACCTACCCGCTGCCCCCGGCCGTGGACCGCCTGGTGGCCGGCATCGCCCGCCGCTCCGCCCACGTCTACGCCCAGGCCTGGCTGCGCGGCATGCAGCCGATCCGCCACCTGCTGCCCAGCCTGATCGCCGCCGTCGGCAGCCGCGACATCGCCAAGCTCGCCCCCGACCTCAAGGCCACCGCCGCCAGTCGGCTCCGCGCGGTCGGCGCCGGCGGCGCCGCCGACTCGGCTGCCCGGCAAGAGGTCTGATGCACCGTCAGGTCGCTCGTCCTGCCGAAGCGGCGGGGAGGGCGACCTGACGGGCCCGGCTACTTGATGTTGACGTGGATGTTGAACTTCATCGACACCACGCCGATGAACAGGTTGCCCTGCACCTTCCGGGTGTCCAGGGTGTCGCCCACCTGGCCCTTGCCCTTGGCCTCCTTGTCCTCGGGCTTCAGGGAGGTGAGGTTGAAGAACAGGTTCGGCGCGAGTTCGGCCGCGATCTTGCCGATCTCCGTCCAGGACTTGCGGACGCTCGCGTAGTCCGCGGCGGTGAGGTCCGTGCCGTAGGTGAAGTTCAGTTGGCCCCCGCCGATGTACTGGTTGGTGGCCTGCCGGAAGAGCTGGACGGCGTCCTCGTCGAACTGCAGGTCGGTGTTGTCGAAGGCCTCGATCTCCGCCAGGATCTCGTCTCGCTTGGCGCTGATCTTGAGCTTGCGCGCCTCCTTGGCGGCCTTGGCCGTCTTCTCGTTCTTGTCGGCCACGATGGCCTTCTCGGCCGAGTCGAGGCCGGTCTTCTTGCTGCAGGCCACGTCGAGCGTGGTCGACCAGACGGCGTCGGTGATCCAGGCGCGGTCGAACTGGATCCGCTCGCAGAAGGCGAGCAGCAGCTGCTCGGCCTCCTCCCTGCTGGTGGCGTACGTGATCCCGTCGCTGGTGGTTGCCGGCATGGCGGTCCCCTCCCGATATCCCCCCGTGCCCCCCGGGGTGCTGGGCCCCGGCTCAACTCAGCACTCTGCCACGGAGGGTGACGGTAGGCTAGCTGTCGGTGTGGACCTGTCGCATCCGGACCGCCGCGTACACGCACCCCGCCAGGGCCAGGTCGGAGAGCAGCATGAAGCCGATCGAGTAGCTGCCCTTGGCGCTGTAGATCGCGCCCATCACCAGCGGTGGCACGAAGCCGCCGAGCCCGCCGACGGCGCCCACGATGCCCGTCACGCTGCCGACCTGGGCCACCGGGGTGACCTGGGCGACCAGGGCGAAGACCGCCCCGCTGGAGGTGCCGAGGCCCGCCGCCATCAGCAGGAAGGCGATCGTGCCGACGGGGCTCAGCTCCGGGTCGAAGGCCTGGACGATCGCGAGCAGCGCGGTCAGCGCCAGCGACCAGGCCGTCACCCGGGCCGGGTGGACGCGGTCCGAGAGCCAGCCGCCGAGCGGGCGGAAGACCACCGTCACCAGCGCGAACCCGGCCGCCCGGGTGCCGGCGTCGGTGGCCGAGAGGTGGTACCAGGTCTTGAGGTAGGTGGGCAGGTAGACGCCGAAGGCCACGATGCCGCCGAACCCGATCGCGTACAGCCCCGACAGCTCCCAGGTGACCCGCAGCCGCCCGGCCGTGGCCAGCCGGCCGGCCAGCGGCGCGGTCGGCACCACCCGGTCCGGGCGGTCGCGGACGAACAGCAGGGCGAGCCCCACGTAGACCGCGAGCGCCACCGCCAGCACGGTGAACGGCAGGTCGTGCCCGTGCTTCCAGAGCCGCGGCGTGAAGTACCCGGACAGCGCCACCCCGCCCATGCCCATGCCGAACACGCCCACGCCCAGGCCGCGCTTGTGCGGCGGGAACCAGGAGTTGACCAGCGGCACGCCGATCGCGAAGGTCGTCCCGCCCAGGCCCAGCAGGAAGCCGACGCCCAGCAGCGCCCCGTACGAGCTCTTGGCCGGGATCAGCAGCAGCACCGGCAGGATGGTCAGCCCCGAGACCAGCGGGAACATCAGCCGCGCCCCGTACCGGTCGGTCAGCGCCCCGACCGGCACCCGCCCCAGCGAGCCCACCAGCACCGGCACCGCGACCAGCAGCGACTGGGCGAAGGAGGACATGTGCAGCGTCTTGTCGAACTCCCCGGCCAGCGGCGCGATCAGGTTCCAGGCCCAGAAGGTGAGGGTGAACCCGACCGTGGCCACCACCAGGTTCACGTACGCGGTCGGTGACACCCGTTCGCCAGCGGCAGCGTCCGGCCTCGGTGACGTCCGCTCCTCTGCAGCGCTCATCCCCTCATCACAGCAGCGCACCCCCACCCGCCCCGGGCAGCGCCGCACCCCGCCCCGGCGGTCTCCACCGAACGGAGCAGTTGCTTCCCGCACGCCGACGCCCGGTCGGGCCGCAGGCCCCACCGCTCCAGGAGTTCCGCCGCGAGCCCGGGCGGCCCGGGGCGGTGGCCTGCGTCACTCGGGGCCGGACCGGCCCACCTGACGTGGCCTCATCCCAGTACGGTCTAGCCCATGACGACAGCTCTCATCACCGGCGCCACGGCCGGAATCGGTGCCGCCTTCGCCCGCCGCCTCGCCAAGGACGGCCGCGACCTCGTGCTGGTCGCCCGCGACACCGCCCGCCTGGAGGCGGCCGCCACCGACCTCGGCGAGACCTACGGCGTCAAGGTCGAGACCCTGACCGCCGATCTGGCCACCGAGGCCGGCATCGCCGCCGTCGAGGAGCGGCTGGGTGAGGCCGAGCGGCCGGTGGACATCCTGGTCAACAACGCGGGGTTCGGGCACAAGGGTGCCTTCCTGGCCGTCCCGGTCGAGGAGGAGCTCACGATGGTCAAGGTGCACGTGGAGGCGGTGCTGCGGCTGACCACCGCCGCCATCCCGGGGATGAAGGCCCGGGGCTTCGGCGGGATCGTCAACGTGGCCTCCGTCGCGGCCTTCCTGCCGCGCGGCACCTACGGCGCCTCCAAGGCCTGGGTGGTCAGCTTCACCCAGGGCGCCGCCCGCGACCTGGCGGGCAGCGGCGTCCGCCTGCTCGCCCTCTGCCCGGGCTTCACCCGCACCGAGTTCCACGAGCGGGCCGGCATGGGCACCTCCAACATCCCGGCCTGGAGCTGGCTCTCGGCCGAGCGCGTGGTCGACGACGCCCTCCGCGACCTGGCCCGCAACCGCACCCTCTCCGTCCCCGGCAAGCGCTACCAGGCCCTGGTCACCCTCGCCCGCCTCCTCCCGCCCGGCCGCCTCGGCGGCGTCTCCTCCAAGGCGGCCCGCACCTACCGCGACTGACGGCGGGGAGACGTTGCTCGTCAGGTCGACCGCCAAGACAGCGAGGAGCGTCACCAGGCCAAGCACCGGACCGACGGCGAACGCCGAGCAGCCGCCGCCCGCCCGCTCGCCCCGGGGCTCGTTCGCGCCGTCCACAGCCGGCATTGGCCTCAAGCTCAATATTAGCTTGCCTAACAATGAGCCTTCCTCGGTATGCTGGGGAGGCGGGCGCAGCCGTGCCCGCGTTCCGTCCGGACCGGGAGGTCGCGCTTGAAGCCCGAAGGCATCGCATGGAGCCCGCCGCCGCGGGCGGCGGGGGAGCCGAAGCCGCCCGCGCAGGTGCGGCGGATCCTCGGGCTGTTCCGGCCGTACGCGGGGCGGCTCGCCGTGGTGGGGCTGTTGGTGGGGGCCTCGGCCGTGGTGTCGGTGACCACGCCGTTCCTGCTGCGGGCGGTGCTGGACACCGCGCTGCCGCAGGGGCGGACCGGTCTGCTCAGCCTGCTCGCGCTCGGGATGATCGCGGCGGCCGTGGTCAACAGCATCTTCAACGTGCTGCAGACGCTGATCTCCACCACGGTGGGCCAGCGGGTGATGCACGACCTGCGCACAGCGGTCTACAGCCACCTCCAGCGCCAGTCGCTGGCCTTCTTCACCCGCACCCGCACCGGCGAGGTGCAGTCGCGGATAGCCAACGACATCGGCGGCATGCAGTCCACCGTGACCTCCACCGCCACCTCCCTGGTCTCCAACCTGACCAGCGTGGTGGCCACCGTGGTGGCCATGGTCGCGCTCGACTGGCGCCTGACCATCGTCTCGCTGCTCCTGCTGCCGCTGTTCGTCTGGATCAGCCGCCGGGTCGGCAACGAGCGGAAGAAGATCACCACCGAGAAGCAGCGCCAGCTCGCCCTGATG from Kitasatospora sp. MMS16-BH015 encodes:
- a CDS encoding nitrate/nitrite transporter — encoded protein: MSAAEERTSPRPDAAAGERVSPTAYVNLVVATVGFTLTFWAWNLIAPLAGEFDKTLHMSSFAQSLLVAVPVLVGSLGRVPVGALTDRYGARLMFPLVSGLTILPVLLLIPAKSSYGALLGVGFLLGLGGTTFAIGVPLVNSWFPPHKRGLGVGVFGMGMGGVALSGYFTPRLWKHGHDLPFTVLAVALAVYVGLALLFVRDRPDRVVPTAPLAGRLATAGRLRVTWELSGLYAIGFGGIVAFGVYLPTYLKTWYHLSATDAGTRAAGFALVTVVFRPLGGWLSDRVHPARVTAWSLALTALLAIVQAFDPELSPVGTIAFLLMAAGLGTSSGAVFALVAQVTPVAQVGSVTGIVGAVGGLGGFVPPLVMGAIYSAKGSYSIGFMLLSDLALAGCVYAAVRMRQVHTDS
- a CDS encoding SDR family oxidoreductase — protein: MSAVPPLSAQVVVVTGAARGVGALTARKLAQAGAKVALVGLEPEELKAAAALCGPSASWWEADVTDLDGLTATARAIQDKYGRIDTVVANAGIAIGGPLEDSDPRAYNRVIEVNLLGSVTTARAFLPALVESGGYFLQIASLAAITPAPLMSAYCASKAGVEAFAHSLRAEVAYQGVKVGVGYLSWTDTDMVRGADQDEVLRRMRAQLPWPANKTYPLPPAVDRLVAGIARRSAHVYAQAWLRGMQPIRHLLPSLIAAVGSRDIAKLAPDLKATAASRLRAVGAGGAADSAARQEV
- a CDS encoding SDR family oxidoreductase, whose amino-acid sequence is MTTALITGATAGIGAAFARRLAKDGRDLVLVARDTARLEAAATDLGETYGVKVETLTADLATEAGIAAVEERLGEAERPVDILVNNAGFGHKGAFLAVPVEEELTMVKVHVEAVLRLTTAAIPGMKARGFGGIVNVASVAAFLPRGTYGASKAWVVSFTQGAARDLAGSGVRLLALCPGFTRTEFHERAGMGTSNIPAWSWLSAERVVDDALRDLARNRTLSVPGKRYQALVTLARLLPPGRLGGVSSKAARTYRD
- a CDS encoding alpha/beta fold hydrolase, which encodes MKPAVTPYDPAADCIPPAPDETLRIRSADGHWIHAEAFGPAGAPLVVLAHGWTCSIRFWAPVIRQLTPDYRVVAYDQRGHGGSDRPPTQAGYSTTKLADDLEAVLRRVVPEGGRAVLAGHSMGGMTIMAAADRTAVADRTAAAVLVSTGAGDLLAELAVLPPFVRSAGARRLVHKLLLESRMPLGKVNGVSSAALKYATMGPASSPARVRATAEVVHACPTSTRHRWSQVLGGLDEYHQLPKLTAPTAVIVGSHDRLTPPVHARRIEALLPDSHGLLELPGVGHMSPVERPAEVAGEIRRLAGIGFAATRVTEKSSATKSATTQGSVSQ